In Ancalomicrobiaceae bacterium S20, the following proteins share a genomic window:
- the rsmI gene encoding 16S rRNA (cytidine(1402)-2'-O)-methyltransferase has translation MSERSPEPTRAFHIDANRFAAPRLDPALYVVATPVGHLADVTLRALETLAAADLIACEDTRVTRVLTDRYGIHTHLVSYNDHNAAERRPRLIAAIAEGKAVALVSDAGTPLVSDPGFKLVQEVAAAGHRVVPIPGASAMLAALVAAGLPSDTFLFAGFLPVKLEARRQRIEELAPVRATLIFYESPHRLDETLADLATVLGPDRPGVVARELTKTFEEVVRLPLGELAARYAATKPKGEIVVLVGPPGAEAPAGADDVDRLLGLALSRLPPGKAAAEVARLTGQDRKALYERALALKPGAEAPSK, from the coding sequence ATGTCCGAGCGTTCCCCAGAGCCGACCCGCGCCTTTCATATCGATGCCAACCGATTCGCGGCGCCGCGACTAGATCCGGCGCTCTACGTGGTGGCGACGCCGGTCGGGCATCTGGCCGACGTCACGCTGCGCGCGCTGGAGACGCTCGCCGCCGCCGACCTCATCGCCTGCGAGGATACGCGCGTTACGCGCGTACTCACCGACCGCTACGGCATCCACACGCATCTCGTCTCCTACAACGACCACAACGCGGCCGAGCGGCGGCCGCGGCTGATCGCGGCGATCGCCGAGGGCAAGGCGGTGGCGCTGGTCTCCGACGCCGGGACCCCGCTCGTCTCCGATCCCGGCTTCAAGCTGGTGCAGGAGGTCGCCGCGGCCGGCCACCGTGTGGTGCCGATCCCCGGCGCCTCGGCGATGCTGGCGGCGCTGGTCGCGGCCGGGCTGCCGTCGGACACGTTCCTGTTCGCAGGCTTCCTGCCGGTGAAGCTCGAAGCGCGCCGGCAGCGGATCGAGGAGCTCGCCCCGGTCCGGGCGACGCTGATCTTCTACGAATCGCCGCATCGGCTCGACGAGACGCTCGCCGATCTCGCGACCGTGCTCGGTCCGGATCGACCCGGCGTGGTGGCGCGCGAGCTGACCAAGACCTTCGAAGAGGTCGTGCGCCTGCCGCTCGGCGAGCTCGCCGCCCGCTATGCCGCGACGAAGCCGAAGGGCGAGATCGTGGTGCTGGTCGGCCCGCCGGGCGCGGAGGCGCCGGCGGGGGCCGACGACGTCGATCGGCTGCTCGGCCTCGCCCTGTCGCGCCTACCGCCCGGCAAGGCGGCGGCCGAAGTCGCGCGGCTGACGGGGCAGGACCGCAAGGCGCTCTACGAGCGGGCGCTGGCGCTGAAGCCCGGCGCGGAGGCGCCATCCAAGTAA
- the accD gene encoding acetyl-CoA carboxylase, carboxyltransferase subunit beta, with amino-acid sequence MNWLTNVVRPKIKNLLYKKEVPENLWIKCPETGEMVFHRDLEANQFVVPSSGYHMRITGKARLGHLFDDGRWDALPLPAVVADPLKFRDERRYTDRLRDAKAKTGLEDAIVVGAGAIDGLAVTAAVQDFDFMGGSLGMAAGEAIVTGLMSARDKGTPFVLFAASGGARMQEGILSLMQMPRTTVAIQALKAAKLPYIVVLTNPTTGGVTASYAMLGDVHIAEPGALIGFAGPRVIEQTIREKLPDGFQRSEYLYDHGMVDMVVHRHQIRPTLSRLLHVMMKKPRPETAGAAVPAVAA; translated from the coding sequence GTGAACTGGCTCACAAACGTCGTCCGCCCGAAGATCAAGAACCTCCTCTACAAGAAGGAGGTGCCCGAGAATCTCTGGATCAAGTGTCCGGAGACCGGCGAGATGGTGTTCCATCGCGATCTCGAGGCGAACCAGTTCGTGGTGCCGAGTTCGGGCTACCACATGCGCATCACCGGCAAGGCGCGGCTCGGCCACCTGTTCGACGACGGCCGCTGGGACGCGCTGCCGCTGCCGGCGGTGGTCGCTGATCCGCTCAAGTTCCGCGACGAGCGCCGCTACACCGACCGCCTGCGCGACGCCAAGGCCAAGACCGGGCTCGAGGACGCGATCGTGGTCGGCGCGGGCGCGATCGACGGTCTCGCGGTGACGGCCGCCGTACAGGATTTCGACTTCATGGGCGGCTCGCTCGGCATGGCGGCCGGCGAGGCGATCGTCACCGGCCTGATGAGCGCCCGCGACAAGGGCACGCCCTTCGTGCTGTTCGCGGCCTCGGGCGGCGCGCGCATGCAGGAGGGCATCCTGTCGCTGATGCAGATGCCGCGCACGACCGTCGCGATCCAGGCGCTCAAGGCGGCGAAGCTGCCCTATATCGTCGTGCTGACCAATCCGACCACCGGCGGCGTCACGGCCTCCTACGCCATGCTCGGCGACGTCCATATCGCCGAGCCCGGCGCGCTGATCGGCTTCGCCGGTCCGCGGGTTATCGAGCAGACCATCCGCGAGAAGCTGCCGGACGGCTTCCAGCGCTCGGAATATCTCTACGATCACGGCATGGTCGACATGGTCGTGCATCGCCACCAGATCCGGCCGACACTGTCGCGCCTGCTGCACGTGATGATGAAGAAGCCGCGGCCCGAGACCGCCGGGGCCGCCGTCCCGGCGGTGGCCGCCTGA
- the trpB gene encoding tryptophan synthase subunit beta — translation MNTLANTLRAGPDDRGFFGLYGGRFVAETLMPLILELEQAYEDAKADPAFHAELKALNTHYTGRPSPLYYAERLTEHLRETAAAAGNKAGGAKIYFKRDELNHTGSHKINNCLGQILLARRMGKTRIIAETGAGQHGVASATVSARFGYPCFVYMGKTDVERQSPNVFRMKLLGAEVIPVTSGAGTLKDAMNEALRDWVTNVTDTYYIIGTAAGPHPYPAMVRDFQSVIGVETREQILAAEGRLPDALVAAIGGGSNAIGLFHPFLDDDVKIYGVEAGGHGIDVENGHAASMTGGRPGVLHGNRTYLLQDADGQILEGHSISAGLDYPGVGPEHSWLKDTGRVSYVPATDKEALNAFQVCTRLEGIIPALEPSHALAHVLKLAPTMDREQIIVMNLCGRGDKDVFTVAKALGQEM, via the coding sequence GTGAACACGCTAGCGAACACCCTCCGCGCCGGCCCCGACGATCGGGGCTTCTTCGGCCTCTACGGCGGCCGCTTCGTCGCCGAGACCTTGATGCCGCTGATCCTCGAATTGGAACAGGCCTATGAGGACGCCAAGGCGGATCCGGCGTTCCATGCCGAGCTGAAGGCGCTCAACACCCATTACACCGGCCGGCCGAGCCCGCTCTACTACGCCGAGCGGCTGACCGAGCACCTGCGCGAGACAGCGGCTGCGGCTGGCAACAAGGCCGGCGGCGCGAAGATCTACTTCAAGCGCGACGAGCTGAACCACACCGGTTCGCACAAGATCAACAACTGCCTCGGCCAGATCCTGCTCGCCCGCCGCATGGGCAAGACCCGGATCATCGCCGAGACCGGCGCCGGTCAGCACGGCGTCGCCTCGGCGACCGTTTCGGCGCGCTTCGGCTATCCCTGCTTCGTCTACATGGGCAAGACCGACGTCGAGCGTCAATCGCCGAACGTGTTCCGCATGAAGCTGCTCGGCGCGGAGGTGATCCCGGTCACCTCGGGCGCCGGCACGCTCAAGGACGCGATGAACGAGGCCCTGCGCGACTGGGTCACCAACGTCACCGACACCTACTACATCATCGGCACCGCCGCCGGCCCGCATCCCTATCCGGCCATGGTGCGCGACTTCCAGTCGGTGATCGGTGTCGAGACGCGCGAGCAGATCCTCGCGGCGGAAGGCCGTCTGCCCGACGCGCTTGTCGCGGCGATCGGCGGCGGCTCGAACGCGATCGGCCTGTTCCATCCGTTCCTCGACGACGACGTCAAAATCTACGGCGTCGAGGCCGGCGGCCACGGCATCGACGTCGAGAACGGCCATGCCGCCTCGATGACCGGCGGTCGCCCCGGCGTGCTGCACGGCAACCGCACCTACCTGTTGCAGGATGCCGACGGCCAGATCCTCGAAGGCCATTCGATCTCGGCCGGCCTCGACTATCCGGGCGTCGGCCCGGAGCATTCGTGGCTCAAGGACACCGGTCGCGTCTCCTACGTGCCGGCGACCGACAAGGAGGCGCTCAATGCCTTCCAGGTCTGCACCCGGCTCGAAGGCATCATCCCGGCGCTGGAGCCGAGCCACGCGCTCGCCCACGTGCTCAAGCTCGCGCCGACCATGGATCGCGAGCAGATCATCGTCATGAACCTGTGCGGCCGTGGCGACAAGGACGTGTTCACCGTCGCCAAGGCGCTCGGACAGGAGATGTGA
- a CDS encoding HAMP domain-containing sensor histidine kinase codes for MNDETTEPDTQVEPAPVEQGRGAWRRRGSLRLRLLLASVVSALLVVAAAGVTLVVLFDRHVERRIERELDGHLDQLVSFFRLTSNGKPAVEGELSDPDFRRPYSGLYWQVEENGAAILRSRSLWDFVLAPSPQTGAEPAIRSGIGPNKQHLVTQYRHVVLTDPADPTRTRTFALVVAEDRAETDELLREFTIEAVVFLSALVILLIVAAQFQVSIGLRPLARLRGMVLDIRRGQSSRLDGSFPDEVQPLVEELNGLIGVQQKAIERARARAGDMAHGLKTPLAVIASQIRALEQGHEDEAARVIEGEVMGMSRFVERELARARISAHPVGRGLDLLAAIDRLVRAMQRLPRGDEIEWRVQIPEELQIAVHREDADEIFGNLLDNARKWARKRVTVTARIAGGRVVTTVSDDGPGVPASRREAVLLRGHRLDESVQGSGLGLSIVDDLVASYGGDLSLGDTVGGGLKVELSLPATAAG; via the coding sequence TTGAACGACGAGACGACGGAACCGGACACCCAGGTCGAACCCGCCCCGGTCGAACAAGGCCGCGGCGCCTGGCGACGGCGCGGCTCGCTGCGGCTGCGCCTGCTGCTCGCCTCGGTCGTCTCGGCGCTGCTGGTGGTCGCGGCGGCCGGCGTCACGCTGGTCGTGCTGTTCGACCGCCATGTCGAGCGTCGCATCGAGCGCGAGCTCGACGGGCACCTCGATCAGCTCGTCTCGTTCTTCCGGCTGACCTCCAACGGCAAGCCCGCCGTCGAGGGCGAACTGTCGGATCCGGATTTCCGGCGCCCCTATTCCGGGCTCTACTGGCAGGTCGAGGAGAACGGCGCCGCCATCCTCCGGTCGCGGTCGCTGTGGGACTTCGTGCTGGCGCCGAGCCCGCAGACCGGCGCCGAGCCGGCGATCCGCTCCGGCATCGGTCCGAACAAGCAGCATCTGGTCACCCAGTATCGGCATGTCGTCCTCACCGATCCCGCCGATCCGACGCGCACGCGGACCTTCGCGCTCGTCGTCGCCGAGGATCGCGCGGAGACCGACGAGCTCCTGCGCGAGTTCACGATCGAGGCCGTGGTGTTCCTGAGCGCGCTGGTGATCCTGCTCATCGTGGCGGCGCAGTTCCAGGTGTCGATCGGCCTCAGACCGCTCGCCCGGCTGCGCGGCATGGTGCTCGATATCCGGCGTGGCCAGTCGAGCCGGCTCGACGGCTCGTTTCCGGACGAGGTCCAGCCGTTGGTCGAGGAACTGAACGGGCTGATCGGCGTGCAGCAGAAGGCGATCGAGCGCGCCCGGGCGCGCGCCGGCGATATGGCGCATGGGCTGAAGACGCCGCTCGCGGTGATCGCCTCGCAGATCCGCGCGCTCGAACAGGGCCACGAGGATGAAGCCGCGCGCGTCATCGAGGGCGAGGTCATGGGTATGTCGCGCTTCGTCGAGCGCGAGCTCGCCCGCGCGCGCATCTCGGCGCATCCGGTCGGGCGCGGGCTCGATCTGCTCGCCGCGATCGATCGTCTCGTCCGCGCCATGCAGCGCCTGCCGCGCGGCGACGAGATCGAGTGGCGCGTGCAGATTCCCGAAGAGCTGCAGATCGCGGTCCATCGCGAGGACGCCGACGAGATCTTCGGCAACCTGCTCGACAATGCCCGCAAATGGGCACGCAAGCGCGTCACCGTCACCGCGCGGATCGCTGGCGGCCGGGTGGTGACGACGGTGTCGGACGACGGCCCCGGCGTGCCGGCGTCCCGGCGGGAGGCGGTGCTGCTGCGCGGGCACCGCCTGGACGAGAGCGTGCAGGGCTCCGGGCTCGGGCTCTCGATCGTCGACGACCTCGTAGCGAGCTATGGCGGCGACCTGTCGCTCGGCGATACCGTCGGCGGCGGGCTCAAGGTCGAGCTCAGCCTTCCGGCGACCGCGGCCGGCTGA
- a CDS encoding response regulator transcription factor: MRVLVVEDEDRIRRDIAVQLQHAGYVVREATDGEQAWFLGDTEDFDAIVLDLGMPKLDGLAILKRWRDSGRDFPILILTARGSWTDRVEGIDAGADDYLVKPFRMEELIARTRALIRRSAGRSNPVLTAQGVTLDTRRARALVDGTPVALSPLEFRLLSYLLHHRGRVVSRPELVEHIYHADVEPGSNALEVLIGRVRKKVGADLIETRRGHGYLVPTE, encoded by the coding sequence ATGCGCGTTCTCGTGGTCGAAGACGAAGACCGGATCCGGCGGGACATCGCCGTCCAACTGCAGCACGCCGGCTATGTCGTGCGCGAGGCTACCGACGGCGAGCAGGCCTGGTTTCTGGGCGATACCGAGGATTTCGACGCCATCGTGCTCGATCTCGGCATGCCGAAGCTCGACGGGCTCGCCATCCTCAAGCGCTGGCGCGATTCCGGGCGCGACTTCCCGATCCTGATCCTGACCGCGCGCGGCAGCTGGACCGACCGCGTCGAAGGCATCGACGCCGGCGCCGACGACTATCTGGTCAAGCCGTTCCGCATGGAGGAGCTGATCGCGCGCACCCGCGCGCTGATCCGCCGTTCGGCCGGGCGCTCGAACCCGGTCCTGACCGCACAGGGCGTGACGCTCGACACCCGTCGCGCCCGCGCGCTGGTCGACGGCACGCCGGTCGCGCTGTCGCCGCTCGAATTCCGCCTGCTCTCCTACCTGCTGCACCACCGCGGCCGCGTGGTCAGCCGGCCGGAGCTGGTCGAGCACATCTATCATGCCGACGTCGAGCCGGGCTCCAACGCGCTCGAAGTGCTGATCGGCCGCGTGCGCAAGAAGGTCGGCGCCGACCTGATCGAGACGCGGCGCGGCCACGGCTATCTGGTGCCGACCGAGTGA
- a CDS encoding penicillin-binding protein activator, which yields MSAVAAFAATGLALLLAGCGGSTTSTGLFDRPSGQPIAQGPGPVTPGGDTLGQGSVKVAMILPMSAGGASSQVAQQLRNAADLALRDFQGANVQILIKDDGGTTEGGQAAASQAIGEGASLIIGPLNAVAARGAAGPARQAGIPVVTFTTDTSVATRGVYLIGFLPSTDVERIVSYAAAKGRRSMAAIVPDDAFGLVTEAAFRQAAAQAGVRAFAIERYKADPNDMQAKAQAIAKLGGQIDAVFVPDAAGNAAQIVSAMTAAGLDKNKVKILGTGRWNEQTAFAAPALAGAWFPAADATGIEDFKRRYRAAFNSDPGSLGVLGYEAVFLAAGLERKAGPQPFRDEIMLSRSGFIGKTGLFRFKADGTSERGLAVYEIGAGGAKVIDPAPQQFGRGA from the coding sequence TTGTCCGCGGTCGCCGCTTTCGCCGCAACCGGTCTCGCGCTGCTGCTGGCGGGCTGCGGCGGCAGCACGACGTCGACCGGTCTGTTCGACCGGCCGTCCGGTCAGCCTATCGCACAGGGGCCCGGTCCCGTCACCCCCGGCGGCGACACGCTCGGCCAGGGTTCCGTCAAGGTCGCGATGATCCTGCCGATGTCTGCGGGTGGTGCGTCCAGTCAGGTCGCCCAGCAGCTTCGCAACGCCGCCGACCTCGCACTGCGCGATTTCCAGGGTGCCAACGTCCAGATCCTGATCAAGGACGACGGCGGCACGACCGAGGGCGGCCAGGCCGCGGCCTCGCAGGCGATCGGCGAGGGAGCGTCGCTGATCATCGGCCCGCTCAACGCGGTTGCGGCGCGCGGTGCCGCCGGCCCGGCGCGGCAGGCCGGCATTCCGGTCGTGACCTTCACCACCGACACCAGCGTCGCGACGCGCGGCGTCTACCTGATCGGCTTCCTGCCCTCGACCGACGTCGAGCGCATCGTCTCCTACGCCGCCGCCAAGGGCCGGCGCTCCATGGCCGCGATCGTGCCGGACGACGCCTTCGGCCTCGTCACCGAGGCGGCCTTCCGCCAGGCCGCCGCGCAGGCCGGCGTCCGCGCCTTCGCCATCGAGCGCTACAAGGCCGATCCGAACGACATGCAGGCCAAGGCGCAGGCGATCGCCAAGCTCGGGGGCCAGATCGACGCGGTCTTCGTGCCCGATGCCGCCGGCAATGCCGCTCAGATCGTCTCCGCGATGACGGCGGCGGGTCTCGACAAGAACAAGGTCAAGATCCTCGGCACCGGCCGCTGGAACGAGCAGACCGCCTTCGCGGCGCCCGCACTCGCTGGTGCGTGGTTCCCGGCGGCGGATGCGACCGGCATCGAGGACTTCAAGCGCCGTTACCGCGCCGCCTTCAACAGCGATCCGGGGTCGCTCGGCGTGCTCGGCTACGAGGCGGTGTTCCTCGCCGCCGGGCTGGAGCGCAAGGCCGGGCCGCAGCCGTTCCGCGACGAGATCATGCTGTCGCGCTCGGGCTTCATCGGCAAGACCGGCCTGTTCCGGTTCAAGGCCGACGGCACTAGCGAGCGCGGCCTCGCCGTCTACGAGATCGGCGCCGGCGGCGCTAAGGTGATCGACCCGGCGCCGCAGCAGTTCGGCCGCGGCGCCTGA
- the trpA gene encoding tryptophan synthase subunit alpha encodes MTQSRITKRFAKCAAEGRPALMTYVVAGDPDYDASLAILKALPAAGADIIEFGMPFSDPMADGPAIQAAALRALHGGQTMIRTLEMVRAFREGDAETPIVLMGYYNPIYSYGCEAFLIAAKAAGVDGLIIVDLPPEADDELCIPAMAHGIHFVRLATPTTDDKRLPVVLKNTSGFVYYVSITGITGMASPDAARVAGAVQRIKRHTDLPVAVGFGVKTAEQAREIGRDSDGVVVGSSIVAAIAGSLDAAGKPTAETVPAVTRLVAELAGGVRSARDEVAA; translated from the coding sequence ATGACCCAGTCCCGCATCACCAAGCGTTTCGCCAAATGCGCCGCCGAGGGCCGGCCGGCGCTGATGACCTATGTCGTCGCCGGCGACCCGGACTACGACGCCTCGCTCGCGATCCTGAAGGCGCTGCCGGCGGCCGGCGCCGACATCATCGAGTTCGGCATGCCGTTCTCCGACCCGATGGCCGACGGCCCGGCGATCCAGGCGGCGGCGCTGCGCGCGCTCCACGGCGGCCAGACGATGATCCGCACGCTCGAGATGGTGCGCGCGTTTCGCGAGGGCGACGCCGAGACGCCGATCGTGCTGATGGGCTACTACAACCCGATCTATTCCTACGGCTGCGAGGCGTTCCTGATCGCCGCCAAGGCCGCCGGCGTCGACGGGCTGATCATCGTCGACCTGCCGCCGGAAGCGGACGACGAGCTCTGCATCCCGGCGATGGCGCACGGCATCCATTTCGTGCGCCTCGCGACGCCGACGACCGACGACAAGCGTCTGCCGGTCGTGCTGAAGAACACCTCGGGCTTCGTCTACTACGTCTCGATCACCGGCATCACCGGCATGGCCTCGCCCGACGCGGCGCGGGTCGCCGGCGCGGTGCAGCGGATCAAGCGCCATACCGACCTGCCGGTCGCGGTCGGCTTCGGCGTCAAGACCGCCGAACAGGCGCGCGAGATCGGGCGCGATTCCGACGGCGTCGTGGTCGGCTCGTCGATCGTCGCGGCGATCGCCGGCAGTCTCGACGCGGCGGGCAAGCCGACGGCCGAGACGGTGCCGGCCGTGACGCGGCTCGTCGCCGAACTCGCCGGCGGCGTCAGGAGCGCGCGCGACGAAGTGGCGGCTTGA
- a CDS encoding YraN family protein, with protein sequence MPRAPAPPSEERRRAYRWGLSAETRAAWLLRLTGHRILARRFKLPIGEIDLIARRGRTVVFVEVKARDSREAAIEAITPKARRRILATADAWVARNPAFADHDRRFDLVLVLPGRLPEHLRDAFRADD encoded by the coding sequence ATGCCCCGTGCCCCGGCGCCACCGTCCGAAGAGCGCCGGCGCGCCTATCGCTGGGGCCTGTCGGCCGAGACGCGCGCGGCCTGGCTGCTGCGCCTGACCGGCCACCGGATCCTGGCGCGGCGGTTCAAGCTGCCGATCGGCGAGATCGACCTGATCGCCCGACGCGGCCGCACGGTCGTCTTCGTCGAGGTCAAGGCGCGCGACAGCCGCGAGGCGGCGATCGAGGCGATCACGCCGAAGGCGCGACGCCGGATCCTCGCCACCGCCGATGCGTGGGTGGCGCGCAATCCCGCCTTCGCCGATCACGACCGCCGCTTCGATCTCGTGCTCGTGCTGCCCGGCCGGCTGCCCGAGCACCTGCGCGACGCGTTCCGCGCCGATGATTGA
- a CDS encoding multidrug effflux MFS transporter, which translates to MLKPDTFALTALLAALTALGPLSTDMYLPSLPAMTKALGTDIPSVQLTLSAYMFGFALGQIVYGPLSDRNGRRPVLLAGMALYVVASLVAATAWSIEALIAMRFVQAFAACAPVVIGRSIVRDLYHGSRAARELGLMGTIMGVVPAAAPLLGALVETFAGWRLNFGLMAAAGALIATIAALRLPETLHTRAEGRFSIPTVIGDFRHLLRHPSFRLNVTIMSVVFGGLFTFISGSSFILQEMYGLAEITYGIAFGACACAFVSGTLIGRRLIGRRGIDRTIAIGTWCATAGGWIMLAAIGLGSQLWGRNPFEVILPMMLYMIGVGMTQPLAMARAMMPFPSHAGAASSLSGFAQMTFAALVGVGVAALLEWAAAPWPLAASLAVMGTIGALAEWAHGRHAAPAAGH; encoded by the coding sequence GTGCTGAAGCCCGATACCTTCGCCCTGACCGCGTTGCTTGCTGCGCTGACCGCGCTCGGGCCGCTCTCCACCGACATGTACCTGCCGTCGCTGCCGGCGATGACCAAGGCGCTCGGCACCGACATTCCCTCGGTGCAGCTCACCCTGTCGGCCTACATGTTCGGCTTCGCGCTCGGGCAGATTGTCTACGGCCCGCTCTCCGATCGCAACGGCCGGCGTCCGGTGCTGCTCGCCGGCATGGCGCTCTATGTCGTGGCCTCGCTGGTCGCGGCGACGGCGTGGTCGATCGAGGCGCTGATCGCGATGCGCTTCGTGCAGGCCTTCGCGGCTTGTGCGCCGGTCGTGATCGGCCGATCGATCGTGCGCGACCTCTATCACGGCTCGCGCGCGGCGCGGGAACTCGGCCTCATGGGCACGATCATGGGCGTCGTGCCGGCGGCCGCGCCGCTGCTCGGCGCGCTGGTCGAGACCTTCGCCGGCTGGCGGCTCAACTTCGGCCTGATGGCCGCCGCCGGCGCCCTGATCGCCACGATCGCCGCGCTCCGGCTGCCGGAGACGCTGCATACGCGTGCCGAGGGCCGCTTCTCGATCCCGACCGTGATCGGCGATTTCCGCCATCTGCTCCGGCATCCGAGCTTCCGGCTCAACGTCACCATCATGTCGGTGGTGTTCGGCGGCCTGTTCACCTTCATCTCGGGCTCGTCGTTCATCCTGCAGGAGATGTATGGCCTCGCCGAGATCACCTACGGCATCGCCTTCGGCGCCTGCGCCTGTGCCTTCGTCTCCGGCACGCTGATCGGCCGGCGGCTGATCGGTCGGCGCGGCATCGACCGCACGATCGCGATCGGCACCTGGTGCGCGACCGCCGGCGGCTGGATCATGCTGGCCGCGATCGGCCTCGGCTCGCAGCTTTGGGGGCGCAACCCGTTCGAGGTGATCCTGCCGATGATGCTCTACATGATCGGGGTCGGCATGACGCAGCCGCTCGCCATGGCGCGCGCGATGATGCCGTTCCCGAGCCACGCCGGCGCCGCCTCGTCGCTGTCGGGCTTCGCGCAGATGACCTTCGCGGCGCTGGTCGGCGTCGGCGTCGCCGCGCTGCTCGAATGGGCGGCGGCGCCCTGGCCGCTCGCCGCCTCGCTCGCCGTCATGGGCACGATCGGCGCGCTGGCGGAATGGGCGCACGGCCGCCATGCGGCGCCCGCCGCCGGACACTGA
- a CDS encoding folylpolyglutamate synthase/dihydrofolate synthase family protein — protein MNQSALDALLGRLEMAIPAGWDLGLDRITRLLARVGDPHLRLPPVIHVAGTNGKGSTTAFLRAILEADGKSCHVFTSPHLVRFNERVRIGRPGGGRLVSDDEIVAAIEAAERANGSDPITFFELSTVAAFMLFAEHPADYTLVEVGLGGRLDSTNVVPTPLVSVITSISIDHEKFLGDTIEKIAGEKAGIIKRGGRVVSSPQVPAVEAVLRRKADRERAPFFNGGEDWTATAENGRLVYQDEMGLLDLVPPRLLGRHQYINAGTAIATLRAAGIAPDAETISRGLVGAEWPARMQRLSSGPLTEQGPAGAEVWLDGGHNPGAGVVVAEVIGDLEERVSRPFFIIAGMLETKDPIGFFQPFAGLARHVFTVPIHGGHKARSPEDLAATARAAGLSAEPVDSVEAALQLIARNWRLEPSPRILICGSLYLAGEVLKANDCIPA, from the coding sequence ATGAACCAGTCCGCGCTCGACGCGCTCCTCGGCCGTCTGGAAATGGCGATCCCCGCGGGTTGGGATCTCGGGCTCGACCGCATCACGCGGCTGCTCGCGCGGGTCGGTGACCCGCATTTGAGGCTGCCGCCGGTCATCCATGTCGCCGGCACCAACGGCAAGGGGTCGACCACCGCGTTCCTGCGCGCGATCCTGGAGGCCGACGGCAAGAGCTGCCACGTGTTCACCTCGCCGCATCTGGTGCGCTTCAACGAGCGCGTCCGCATCGGCCGGCCCGGCGGCGGGCGGCTCGTCTCGGACGACGAGATCGTCGCCGCGATCGAGGCAGCGGAGCGCGCGAACGGGTCGGATCCGATCACCTTCTTCGAACTGTCGACGGTCGCGGCCTTCATGCTGTTCGCCGAGCATCCGGCCGACTACACGCTGGTCGAGGTCGGCCTCGGTGGCCGGCTCGATTCGACCAATGTCGTGCCGACGCCGCTCGTCTCGGTGATCACCTCGATCTCGATCGACCACGAGAAGTTCCTCGGCGACACGATCGAGAAGATCGCGGGCGAAAAGGCCGGCATCATCAAGCGCGGCGGCCGCGTGGTGTCGAGCCCGCAGGTGCCGGCGGTCGAGGCCGTGCTGCGGCGCAAGGCGGATCGCGAACGCGCGCCGTTCTTCAACGGCGGCGAGGACTGGACGGCGACGGCCGAGAACGGCCGGCTGGTCTATCAGGACGAGATGGGCCTGCTCGATCTCGTGCCGCCGCGCCTGCTCGGCCGGCACCAATACATCAACGCCGGCACGGCGATCGCCACCTTGCGTGCCGCCGGCATCGCGCCCGACGCCGAGACGATCTCGCGCGGACTGGTCGGAGCCGAATGGCCGGCGCGCATGCAGCGGCTCTCGTCCGGCCCGCTGACCGAGCAGGGACCGGCCGGCGCTGAGGTCTGGCTCGACGGCGGACACAATCCCGGCGCGGGCGTGGTGGTCGCCGAGGTGATCGGCGATCTGGAGGAACGCGTCTCGCGGCCGTTCTTCATCATCGCCGGCATGCTGGAGACCAAGGATCCGATCGGGTTCTTCCAGCCCTTTGCAGGCCTCGCCCGGCACGTGTTCACGGTGCCGATCCACGGCGGCCACAAGGCGCGCAGCCCGGAGGATCTGGCCGCGACCGCGCGGGCGGCCGGGCTCTCGGCCGAGCCGGTCGACAGTGTCGAGGCCGCCCTGCAGCTCATTGCGCGCAACTGGCGGCTGGAGCCGTCTCCGCGCATCCTGATCTGCGGCTCGCTCTATCTCGCCGGCGAAGTGCTCAAGGCCAACGACTGCATCCCGGCCTGA